The following proteins come from a genomic window of Irregularibacter muris:
- a CDS encoding AEC family transporter yields the protein MLTIIKSILSLFLVIVVGVYGEKKGIITNRLNRGLTDLLLQIILPFMIVSSFSFSYTNTIKSNVIKTFYYSFFAYIIVTVFSYLLTWPIKKEKKIILHFANVFTNTGYIGFPILHALYGVEAVIYGSIFNMFFVLFVWTYGIMLFNKKMKKEEFKEELKKTFLNPSIIAVYLGIILMVFDIQLPMVIKESMTSIGNMTAPLSMIIVGVTFSQVNIKAHLRDWTIYYGVVSKIILIPAILYFISIFINDRSIVSNTVIILASMPSATMTSIFAENFDIKKDYAAVMVVATTFLSLFTLPFLLKIII from the coding sequence ATGCTAACCATAATAAAGAGCATTCTTTCATTATTTTTAGTTATAGTCGTAGGAGTCTATGGAGAAAAAAAGGGGATTATTACAAATAGATTGAACAGAGGCTTGACGGATCTTCTTTTACAAATTATCTTGCCCTTTATGATTGTATCTTCCTTTTCTTTTTCCTATACAAATACCATCAAGAGCAATGTAATTAAAACTTTTTATTATAGTTTTTTTGCTTATATTATTGTAACGGTTTTTTCTTATCTATTAACTTGGCCCATAAAAAAGGAAAAGAAAATTATATTGCATTTTGCCAATGTATTTACGAATACAGGATATATTGGTTTTCCCATATTACATGCTCTCTATGGGGTAGAAGCTGTTATCTATGGATCTATTTTTAATATGTTTTTTGTATTGTTTGTATGGACTTATGGAATTATGCTCTTTAATAAAAAGATGAAAAAAGAAGAATTCAAGGAAGAATTAAAAAAAACATTTTTGAATCCTTCGATTATAGCAGTATACTTGGGGATCATTCTGATGGTATTTGACATTCAGCTTCCTATGGTTATAAAAGAGAGCATGACTTCTATAGGAAATATGACAGCTCCTCTATCTATGATTATTGTGGGAGTAACTTTTTCTCAAGTGAACATAAAAGCCCATTTAAGGGATTGGACAATATACTATGGGGTTGTTAGTAAAATTATTTTAATCCCGGCAATATTATATTTTATCTCCATATTCATTAATGACAGATCCATCGTGTCTAACACGGTGATTATTTTAGCCTCTATGCCTTCGGCCACAATGACATCTATATTTGCAGAGAATTTTGATATAAAAAAGGATTATGCTGCAGTAATGGTGGTGGCAACAACCTTTTTATCCTTATTTACCTTGCCATTTTTACTAAAAATAATTATATAA
- a CDS encoding GNAT family N-acetyltransferase yields MTEQEFAQFWEIYDNSFPKTEKRSLKEQKKLLKNHDYKVILHREQGKIIGFITLWKLKTFYFIEHFAIGKEHRNRGIGKEIIKNVKEKSQYPLILEVELPEDSIAKRRIGFYKRCGFCYNDHPYIQPSYQKGVKPIELSIMSYPHAISKNTFEHVRDKLYSQVYQIENHQVGNL; encoded by the coding sequence ATGACAGAACAGGAATTTGCACAATTTTGGGAGATTTATGATAACTCTTTTCCCAAAACCGAAAAAAGAAGCCTAAAGGAACAAAAAAAGTTATTGAAAAACCATGATTACAAAGTAATACTTCATCGTGAGCAAGGAAAGATAATTGGATTTATTACCCTATGGAAATTAAAAACATTTTATTTTATCGAACATTTTGCCATAGGTAAGGAACATAGAAATAGGGGGATAGGGAAAGAAATAATAAAAAATGTAAAGGAAAAGTCTCAGTATCCTTTAATTTTAGAAGTAGAATTGCCAGAGGATTCTATAGCGAAAAGGCGTATAGGTTTTTATAAAAGATGTGGATTTTGCTATAATGATCACCCCTATATCCAGCCTTCTTATCAAAAAGGTGTAAAGCCCATAGAACTAAGTATTATGTCCTATCCCCACGCCATTTCTAAAAACACTTTTGAGCATGTACGAGATAAACTCTATTCTCAGGTTTATCAAATTGAAAATCACCAAGTTGGCAATTTATAG
- a CDS encoding phage holin family protein produces MNIGKLIIRIIVSAVAIGIATFLTPGMTNRGGIWSLLLAAIVIGILDWGIAKLIKVDASPFGRGIVGFLVAALILYLTGRIVQGFNVSILGAIVGALILGVVDALLPGETDTM; encoded by the coding sequence ATGAATATAGGGAAATTAATCATAAGAATTATTGTATCAGCCGTTGCTATTGGAATTGCAACTTTTCTCACTCCAGGTATGACCAATAGAGGTGGGATCTGGTCTTTATTACTGGCTGCCATAGTCATTGGTATATTGGATTGGGGAATTGCTAAATTAATCAAAGTTGATGCCTCACCTTTTGGTAGAGGGATTGTAGGTTTTCTAGTAGCAGCACTTATTTTATATCTAACGGGAAGAATTGTCCAAGGGTTTAACGTTTCTATCCTTGGCGCTATCGTTGGTGCATTAATATTAGGTGTTGTGGATGCCCTCCTTCCCGGTGAAACCGATACAATGTAA
- a CDS encoding LURP-one-related/scramblase family protein, giving the protein MQYKIRQKIFSFGDNFTIKDNQDQDRYIVRGKVFAIGDKLKIEDLQGHELMYIEQKVFRFLPEYSIYSSGQHLATVKKELTFLKPRFNIKSIMGNFQISGDFFGHDFQILKNNHPVASVNKKWLSFSDTYMVEINDNEDQAFMLALVIVIDQVLHDNNQNNN; this is encoded by the coding sequence ATGCAATATAAAATAAGACAAAAAATATTTAGTTTTGGGGATAATTTCACCATTAAGGATAATCAAGACCAAGATAGATATATTGTCAGAGGAAAAGTATTTGCCATTGGAGATAAATTAAAAATAGAAGATTTACAGGGGCATGAATTGATGTATATTGAACAAAAGGTATTTCGATTCTTACCGGAATATAGTATCTATTCATCAGGCCAACATTTAGCCACGGTAAAAAAGGAACTTACCTTCTTAAAACCAAGATTTAATATTAAAAGTATAATGGGCAACTTCCAAATCAGTGGAGATTTTTTCGGCCATGATTTTCAAATCCTAAAGAACAACCATCCTGTAGCATCGGTAAATAAAAAATGGCTTTCTTTTTCCGATACCTATATGGTAGAAATAAACGATAATGAAGATCAAGCCTTTATGTTGGCTTTAGTCATTGTTATTGATCAAGTACTTCATGATAATAATCAGAATAATAATTAG
- a CDS encoding PPC domain-containing DNA-binding protein: MEYKKIGNKYIVRLNIGEDIVETLKTFCTEQQITLGWVQGIGAVDKANLGFFQVETKEYYTKDFTGDYEVTSLLGNVTTKDGEVYLHLHITLSDEEYKTYGGHLNSAIISVTGEIVIEAIEGTVERQMDEEIGINLFKFN; this comes from the coding sequence GTGGAATATAAAAAAATTGGGAATAAGTACATTGTAAGATTGAACATAGGGGAGGACATTGTTGAAACCTTAAAGACCTTCTGTACAGAACAACAAATTACCTTAGGTTGGGTCCAGGGTATAGGAGCAGTGGACAAAGCAAATTTAGGATTTTTCCAAGTAGAAACTAAGGAATACTATACCAAGGATTTTACTGGAGATTATGAAGTGACAAGTCTATTAGGAAATGTCACCACAAAAGATGGAGAAGTATATCTACATCTTCATATAACCCTATCGGATGAAGAGTATAAAACCTATGGAGGGCATCTAAACTCTGCGATTATCAGTGTGACAGGAGAAATTGTGATAGAGGCCATTGAAGGTACAGTGGAAAGACAGATGGATGAAGAGATTGGAATAAATCTATTTAAATTCAATTAG
- a CDS encoding NADPH-dependent FMN reductase, which yields MNVVAIVGSISEKSQNKKLANFMKKHYQDKLSIDVLYLNDIPMYNEDNELDPPKEVVDIKEKIKKSEGIIIVTPEYNHSIPGVLKNALDWFSRVDRVMAHKPTMIVGASYGALGTVKAQMHLRQILNSGGIATLTLPENEVFIGSIQDKMDDQGNLTHKPTLEFLDSVVDNFIKWSEKVK from the coding sequence ATGAATGTAGTGGCTATAGTAGGCAGTATTAGTGAAAAATCTCAAAATAAAAAACTAGCAAACTTTATGAAAAAACATTACCAAGATAAACTGAGTATTGATGTTTTGTACTTAAATGACATTCCTATGTATAATGAAGATAATGAATTAGATCCACCTAAAGAAGTTGTCGATATTAAAGAAAAAATCAAAAAGAGCGAAGGCATAATCATCGTTACTCCAGAGTACAATCACTCTATTCCAGGGGTGTTAAAAAATGCCCTTGATTGGTTTTCCAGAGTAGATAGAGTCATGGCTCATAAACCTACCATGATTGTAGGGGCTTCCTATGGAGCTCTAGGTACAGTCAAAGCTCAAATGCATCTGAGACAAATCTTGAATTCGGGTGGAATAGCAACCTTGACCTTGCCAGAAAATGAAGTCTTCATAGGAAGTATTCAGGATAAAATGGATGATCAAGGAAATCTAACCCATAAACCTACCCTTGAATTCTTAGATTCTGTTGTGGATAATTTTATAAAATGGTCTGAAAAAGTAAAGTAA
- a CDS encoding hydrogenase maturation nickel metallochaperone HypA/HybF, with protein sequence MHELGIMMNVVQTVENFARKNDLTQIETLVLQIGELSSVIPRYAKACYPAAVDGTMLQNTKLKMEILPGNCLCSDCRSVFNYLDNKGICPDCGSKEWDLLGGREFQIKEIIAC encoded by the coding sequence TTGCATGAATTAGGAATTATGATGAATGTCGTACAAACTGTGGAGAATTTTGCAAGGAAAAATGATCTTACTCAAATAGAGACACTGGTATTACAAATTGGAGAATTATCCTCTGTAATCCCTAGATATGCCAAAGCCTGCTATCCAGCCGCTGTAGATGGTACTATGTTACAGAATACTAAATTAAAAATGGAGATATTGCCAGGAAATTGCTTATGTAGTGATTGCAGGAGTGTGTTTAATTATCTTGACAATAAAGGAATTTGTCCTGATTGTGGTAGTAAAGAATGGGATTTACTTGGGGGAAGGGAGTTTCAAATTAAGGAGATCATTGCCTGTTAA
- a CDS encoding DUF362 domain-containing protein: MGKVCVFQCLDYEYSSVKKVIYDCLDNSAMSKKLFRGAKVLIKANLLMKKRPEDAVTTNPMVIQTIAEYLIERGCTAIIGDSPAGPFTVHALREIYRACGMELAAQNSGGQLNYDVGYSEVTSEGALRLKRFDLINIVSECDFVISAAKLKTHGMMTYTGAVKNLFGVIPGLTKANYHFKLMDKDNFGHHLIDIAEYVKPDYSIIDAIDCMEGNGPSSGIKRHVGLILGGDNPYETDVVAADIASIDERLIPTLYLARERNLLDQEIEFVGDDYKQMAIPPFLLPDSTEVTFLPKTMPKWWKEFLIRKLKAKPKFIHEKCISCGHCIRNCPTKIITMNENNKPIMDLKKCISCFCCHEVCPDHAIEIKKPLLSRILK; the protein is encoded by the coding sequence ATGGGAAAGGTTTGTGTTTTTCAATGTTTGGATTATGAATATTCTTCAGTCAAAAAAGTTATTTATGATTGTCTAGATAATAGTGCAATGAGTAAAAAGCTTTTTAGGGGAGCAAAAGTGCTAATTAAGGCTAATCTTTTAATGAAAAAGCGCCCAGAGGATGCGGTGACTACAAACCCTATGGTTATTCAAACTATAGCAGAATATCTGATAGAGAGGGGTTGTACTGCCATTATTGGAGATTCTCCAGCAGGACCCTTTACTGTCCATGCTCTGAGAGAAATTTATAGGGCCTGTGGAATGGAATTGGCCGCGCAAAATTCTGGAGGACAATTAAACTATGATGTTGGATACAGTGAAGTAACTAGCGAAGGTGCTCTAAGGTTAAAAAGATTTGACCTTATAAATATTGTTTCGGAATGTGATTTTGTTATTTCCGCCGCCAAATTAAAGACTCATGGAATGATGACTTATACAGGAGCAGTTAAAAATCTCTTTGGGGTGATTCCAGGACTGACCAAGGCCAATTATCATTTTAAATTAATGGATAAAGATAACTTTGGCCATCATCTGATTGATATTGCAGAATATGTAAAGCCGGATTATAGCATTATTGATGCTATAGATTGTATGGAGGGAAATGGCCCCTCCAGTGGAATTAAACGTCATGTAGGGTTAATCCTTGGTGGAGATAATCCTTATGAGACCGATGTTGTAGCTGCAGATATTGCTTCTATAGATGAGAGGCTCATTCCCACCTTATATTTAGCTAGAGAGAGGAATTTACTTGATCAAGAGATAGAATTCGTGGGAGATGATTATAAACAAATGGCCATTCCTCCCTTTTTACTTCCTGATTCGACAGAGGTTACTTTTTTACCGAAAACTATGCCAAAGTGGTGGAAGGAATTTTTAATAAGAAAACTAAAGGCAAAACCAAAATTTATTCATGAAAAATGCATATCCTGCGGACATTGTATTCGAAATTGTCCTACCAAAATTATTACCATGAATGAAAACAATAAGCCGATAATGGATTTAAAAAAATGCATCAGCTGTTTTTGCTGCCATGAAGTGTGTCCAGATCATGCCATTGAGATAAAAAAGCCTTTATTATCTAGGATTCTAAAATAA
- a CDS encoding cupin domain-containing protein, with protein MYNPYQPNSNHNPMNIPMHCNCMIYPHWMYPPMHCPNHREKCPALKDYGPMPFVLNIEEAAIRNDNFRLTLWTGKHLQLTLMSIRVGEDIGLEMHPDVDQFIRIEQGQGIVKMGNRKNNLNFQSRFSEDDAIFIPAGKWHNVINTGCVPIKLYSIYAPPEHPHGTVHQTKEDAEEHHH; from the coding sequence ATGTATAATCCTTATCAACCTAATTCTAACCATAACCCTATGAATATACCTATGCATTGTAATTGCATGATCTATCCCCACTGGATGTATCCACCAATGCATTGTCCAAATCATCGGGAAAAATGTCCTGCATTAAAAGACTATGGTCCTATGCCCTTTGTTCTTAATATTGAAGAGGCTGCCATACGAAATGATAATTTCCGTCTTACCTTGTGGACAGGAAAGCATTTGCAGCTTACCTTGATGAGTATTCGTGTTGGTGAAGATATAGGTCTAGAAATGCATCCTGATGTAGATCAATTTATTCGTATTGAGCAAGGTCAGGGCATAGTTAAAATGGGAAACCGCAAAAATAACTTGAATTTTCAATCAAGGTTCTCTGAGGATGATGCTATATTTATACCTGCTGGCAAATGGCACAATGTAATCAATACAGGTTGTGTGCCCATTAAGCTATACTCTATTTATGCACCACCTGAGCATCCCCACGGCACAGTTCATCAAACCAAGGAAGATGCAGAGGAACACCATCATTAG
- a CDS encoding zf-HC2 domain-containing protein, whose product MKIPCNIISDLMPLVKDGIASEESIKIVQEHMEECEKCKSDFQSFQDLALQDSQSRDMKIIFSIKRNIFITQISILIIGAIVGVALTNSMGMFYNFLIMPIIGGISFITFKTKWHRIPLTIFLLSYLWQIIDLSLSEGFMWGILYGGLFLSLIYGCLVVLGTIIAMLLKFAFKREEDIS is encoded by the coding sequence ATGAAAATTCCTTGTAATATCATCTCAGATCTGATGCCTTTAGTAAAGGATGGAATTGCTAGCGAAGAGAGTATAAAAATAGTTCAGGAGCACATGGAAGAATGCGAAAAATGCAAATCGGATTTTCAAAGCTTTCAGGACTTGGCATTACAGGATTCTCAATCCCGGGATATGAAAATCATTTTTTCTATAAAAAGAAATATTTTTATTACTCAAATTAGTATTCTGATTATAGGAGCTATAGTAGGTGTAGCTCTTACTAACTCTATGGGAATGTTCTATAACTTCTTGATCATGCCGATTATTGGGGGAATTTCTTTTATAACTTTTAAAACAAAATGGCATAGGATTCCTCTAACTATCTTTCTTTTAAGCTATCTATGGCAGATCATAGATCTATCCCTATCCGAGGGATTTATGTGGGGGATTTTGTATGGAGGATTATTTTTAAGTTTGATCTATGGATGTTTAGTAGTCCTGGGTACCATTATTGCTATGCTCTTAAAATTTGCCTTTAAAAGAGAGGAAGATATCTCATGA
- a CDS encoding [Fe-Fe] hydrogenase large subunit C-terminal domain-containing protein, whose translation MTENREIFQEKRMDIFRELVQSFWNEGIQNNSDLENLAAHIQNKYEFKDKDMSLIRNHMRICMGLDPRGDTEFSSELSDIKSKKISPPIAANVENPHESDKHCNGRCKYEDPIYRRNNEPIIIDNKCLSCGYGVSQWDFGAIADKIEFIPLIDLLKDKNTPVYAAVAPAIVGQFGDDLSMGQLRTALKLMGFTDMVEVALFADILTIKEAFEFNKLVKSKEDFFLTSCCCPVWFNMVKKSYPDLYKKMSPSVSPMIASGRVLKSLYRNAKVVFISPCIAKKGEVKEPDLEGAIDFVINFRELKEVFEALKINLKDLVPDDIDQASLGGRLYARTGGVSFAVKTAVNRLEPTRVIKLRAKKVDGVKECKNILEDLRNGKDVDANFIEGMGCAGGCVGGPRTNIDVDVATKNVNEFGEESYILTPFDNKNIMKILENFGISDLEGIMENEMMVKLLTRE comes from the coding sequence TTGACGGAGAACCGTGAAATTTTTCAGGAAAAACGTATGGATATTTTTAGAGAGTTGGTTCAAAGCTTTTGGAATGAAGGTATTCAAAACAATTCTGATTTAGAAAACTTAGCTGCCCATATTCAAAACAAGTACGAGTTTAAGGATAAGGATATGTCCTTGATTAGAAATCATATGAGGATTTGCATGGGTCTAGACCCTCGGGGTGATACAGAATTTAGTAGTGAACTATCCGATATAAAATCGAAAAAGATTTCTCCCCCAATTGCTGCAAATGTTGAAAATCCCCATGAGAGCGACAAACATTGCAATGGGAGATGTAAATATGAGGACCCTATATATAGAAGAAATAATGAGCCTATCATCATTGATAATAAATGCCTAAGTTGTGGCTATGGCGTTTCCCAATGGGATTTTGGAGCTATAGCGGATAAAATCGAATTCATTCCCCTCATTGATCTATTAAAGGATAAAAATACACCTGTCTATGCCGCTGTAGCACCGGCAATAGTCGGTCAATTCGGTGATGATCTTAGTATGGGTCAGTTAAGAACAGCCCTAAAGTTAATGGGCTTTACTGATATGGTTGAAGTAGCTCTATTTGCAGATATTTTAACTATAAAAGAAGCCTTTGAGTTTAATAAACTAGTAAAAAGCAAAGAAGATTTCTTTTTAACCAGCTGTTGTTGCCCTGTTTGGTTTAATATGGTAAAAAAAAGCTATCCTGATCTTTACAAAAAAATGTCTCCCTCGGTATCCCCTATGATTGCCTCTGGAAGAGTTTTAAAAAGTCTATATCGAAATGCCAAGGTTGTATTTATTTCCCCCTGTATAGCTAAAAAAGGAGAGGTAAAAGAACCGGATTTGGAAGGTGCTATCGATTTTGTCATTAATTTTAGAGAACTAAAAGAAGTATTTGAAGCTTTAAAAATAAATTTAAAGGATTTGGTCCCAGACGATATTGACCAAGCTTCTTTAGGGGGAAGACTTTATGCTAGAACTGGCGGGGTAAGTTTTGCTGTTAAAACCGCCGTTAATCGCCTTGAACCTACAAGAGTCATAAAACTAAGAGCAAAAAAAGTGGATGGAGTAAAGGAATGTAAAAATATACTGGAGGATCTTCGCAATGGTAAAGACGTAGATGCTAACTTTATTGAAGGCATGGGCTGTGCTGGTGGTTGCGTCGGTGGTCCAAGAACAAACATTGATGTAGATGTTGCCACAAAGAATGTGAATGAATTTGGAGAGGAATCCTATATATTAACTCCTTTTGATAATAAAAATATTATGAAGATATTGGAGAACTTTGGCATATCTGATCTAGAGGGTATAATGGAAAATGAGATGATGGTAAAATTGTTAACAAGGGAGTAA
- a CDS encoding RNA polymerase sigma factor, with the protein MKEIENLYLLYKDDIYRYLLSLTHHPLHAEDLLSETFVRAITSIENFKGHSSIKTWLCSIARNLWLQDLRTKKNLVEYNDLLGLYVGDSISENMITKEIATRIKNLLKEKDIRTQKIVQMRIEGYSFSEIAQRVNINENSARVIDFRTKKWIRNILEKEGFR; encoded by the coding sequence ATGAAAGAAATAGAAAACCTATATTTACTTTATAAAGATGACATTTATAGATATCTCTTGTCCTTAACTCATCATCCCCTTCATGCAGAAGATCTATTATCAGAGACCTTTGTAAGGGCAATAACCTCCATAGAAAATTTCAAAGGACATTCTTCCATAAAGACCTGGTTGTGTTCTATTGCAAGAAATTTATGGTTGCAAGATTTAAGAACCAAGAAAAACCTAGTAGAGTATAACGATCTTCTAGGTCTCTATGTAGGGGATAGTATATCGGAAAACATGATCACAAAGGAAATAGCCACAAGAATTAAAAATCTATTAAAGGAAAAGGACATTCGAACTCAGAAAATAGTGCAAATGAGAATAGAAGGATATAGTTTTAGTGAGATTGCCCAAAGGGTAAATATCAACGAAAATTCTGCAAGGGTGATTGATTTTCGTACTAAGAAATGGATTAGAAATATATTAGAAAAGGAGGGTTTTAGATGA
- a CDS encoding cold-shock protein, whose amino-acid sequence MTGTVKWFNADKGFGFITGEDGNDVFAHFSQINVDGFKTLEEGQKVSFDVVEGQKGPQAANIELI is encoded by the coding sequence ATGACTGGTACAGTAAAATGGTTTAATGCAGACAAAGGTTTTGGATTTATTACAGGGGAAGATGGTAATGATGTATTTGCACACTTTTCTCAAATTAATGTAGATGGATTCAAAACATTAGAAGAAGGCCAAAAAGTTTCCTTTGACGTTGTAGAAGGCCAAAAAGGTCCTCAAGCAGCGAATATCGAACTTATCTAA
- a CDS encoding YfjL-like protein, translated as MKKSKTLKIVAGTVGILLILAILFITNAFVGNPLSAMMANRAAQRYIDQHYASLDLELDKATYNFKDGMYMIRAKSTTSIDTHFSIYYARGKVQRDDYENYVLDGFNTWERLSKEYSHLAKEIISKELGYEDNNTMVIYDMDEHGNYSNLLELDMKFDKSLPIDAEVTLRLELQNHSLEEITKIVTKAHKAFVNAGCHFNKYGLFSESNNTMIMIGEITPEDIEGGQLLDLLKEAHKHQEDENYKGDITVVIRKIK; from the coding sequence ATGAAAAAATCAAAAACCTTAAAGATTGTTGCAGGGACAGTAGGAATATTGCTTATTCTAGCTATTCTTTTTATCACCAATGCCTTTGTGGGAAATCCATTATCTGCCATGATGGCCAATAGAGCAGCTCAAAGATATATAGATCAGCATTATGCATCTCTAGATTTAGAATTAGATAAGGCCACCTATAACTTTAAAGATGGGATGTATATGATCAGAGCAAAATCTACAACCAGTATTGATACTCATTTTTCTATATATTATGCAAGGGGAAAGGTACAAAGAGACGACTATGAAAACTATGTGTTGGACGGTTTTAATACCTGGGAAAGGCTTTCTAAGGAGTACTCTCATCTAGCAAAAGAGATTATTTCTAAAGAATTAGGCTATGAAGACAATAACACAATGGTCATCTATGATATGGATGAGCATGGAAATTATAGCAATCTTTTAGAGTTGGATATGAAATTTGACAAATCTTTACCTATAGACGCCGAGGTTACCCTAAGACTTGAATTGCAGAATCACTCTCTGGAAGAGATAACAAAAATAGTAACAAAGGCCCACAAAGCTTTTGTGAATGCGGGATGTCACTTTAACAAGTACGGATTATTTTCTGAAAGCAATAATACAATGATCATGATAGGCGAAATAACCCCTGAGGATATAGAGGGAGGGCAACTATTAGATTTATTAAAAGAAGCCCATAAACATCAGGAAGATGAAAATTACAAAGGAGATATTACGGTAGTGATTAGAAAAATTAAATAA
- a CDS encoding bacteriohemerythrin, which produces MMWKEKYRIDVELIDEQHQELFKRVSDFLQIIQNEDSWEDKLEQVKETMAFMQEYVVVHFNEEEIYQEQINYPDIEIHKEAHAKFKEGVNDYVKIFEEEGFSKEKIQEFGGKLMTWLIMHVGKMDQKIGEYVKSKGGQA; this is translated from the coding sequence ATGATGTGGAAGGAAAAGTATAGAATTGATGTAGAATTAATTGATGAACAACATCAAGAGCTATTTAAACGGGTATCAGATTTTCTTCAAATTATTCAAAATGAGGATAGTTGGGAAGATAAGCTAGAGCAAGTAAAGGAAACTATGGCCTTTATGCAGGAATATGTAGTCGTACATTTTAATGAAGAGGAAATTTATCAAGAACAAATCAATTACCCTGATATTGAAATACATAAAGAAGCCCATGCTAAATTTAAAGAAGGGGTTAATGACTATGTGAAGATTTTTGAAGAAGAGGGTTTTAGCAAGGAAAAGATACAAGAATTTGGGGGTAAACTTATGACTTGGTTGATTATGCATGTGGGTAAAATGGATCAAAAAATAGGAGAGTATGTAAAAAGTAAAGGGGGGCAAGCCTAA
- a CDS encoding coenzyme F420-0:L-glutamate ligase — translation MERMIGTVVRGIRTPIINKGDILTDIVVDSVLKASQSEGFSIRDKDIVAVTESVVARAQGNYASVDDIAKDISSKFGEDTIGVVFPILSRNRFAICLRGIAKGAKKIVLMLSYPSDEMGNHIIEMDALDEKGINPWTDVLTESQFRQCFGYNKHTFTGVDYIDYYKSLVEEYGIECEIIFSNNAKTILNYTKSVLTCDVHSRLRTKKILKANGGEKVFNLEDILSTSMKGSGYNENYGLLGSNKATENSIKLFPRDCQKIVQEVQKILKEKTGKNVEVMIYGDGAFKDPVGKIWELADPVVSPAYTKGLEGTPNEVKLKYLADNHFAHLKGKELKEAISNYIENKEADLIGAMASQGTTPRRITDLLGSLCDLTSGSGDKGTPVVYIQGYFDNFTKA, via the coding sequence ATGGAGAGAATGATAGGAACGGTAGTTAGAGGTATTCGTACACCCATTATCAATAAGGGGGACATCTTAACAGACATTGTCGTAGACAGCGTCTTAAAAGCTTCACAATCAGAAGGCTTTTCTATTCGGGATAAAGATATTGTGGCTGTTACTGAGTCAGTGGTTGCCCGAGCCCAAGGGAATTATGCAAGCGTAGATGATATTGCAAAGGATATAAGCTCCAAATTTGGTGAGGATACCATTGGGGTTGTATTTCCTATTTTAAGTCGTAACCGTTTTGCTATATGCCTAAGAGGTATTGCCAAGGGAGCAAAAAAAATTGTTCTGATGCTTAGTTATCCTTCAGATGAGATGGGCAATCATATCATTGAGATGGATGCCTTAGATGAAAAGGGTATAAATCCATGGACGGATGTCTTAACAGAGAGTCAATTTCGTCAGTGTTTTGGTTATAATAAACATACCTTTACTGGTGTTGACTATATCGATTATTATAAATCTTTAGTAGAAGAATACGGTATAGAATGTGAGATTATTTTTTCAAATAATGCTAAAACCATCTTAAATTATACAAAGTCTGTTCTTACATGCGATGTTCATAGCCGCTTGAGAACGAAAAAAATATTAAAGGCCAATGGTGGAGAAAAGGTCTTTAATCTTGAAGATATTCTATCCACTTCCATGAAGGGTAGTGGATATAATGAAAATTATGGACTTTTAGGCTCCAATAAAGCCACAGAAAATAGTATTAAGCTTTTCCCTAGAGATTGTCAAAAGATCGTTCAAGAAGTACAGAAAATCTTGAAGGAAAAAACAGGCAAAAATGTTGAGGTCATGATCTATGGAGATGGTGCTTTTAAAGACCCTGTAGGTAAAATCTGGGAACTAGCAGATCCTGTAGTTTCTCCAGCCTATACTAAAGGATTAGAAGGTACACCCAATGAAGTAAAATTAAAATATCTTGCAGATAATCATTTTGCCCATTTGAAGGGAAAAGAATTAAAAGAAGCTATTTCAAACTATATTGAAAATAAAGAAGCTGATTTGATCGGTGCCATGGCATCTCAAGGAACTACCCCCAGAAGAATTACTGATCTTCTTGGATCTCTTTGCGATCTAACTTCCGGTAGTGGAGACAAGGGTACACCTGTTGTTTATATTCAAGGTTATTTTGATAATTTTACAAAGGCTTAG